The nucleotide window TCTGGAGTGGTAAGAGGTGGAAGACGGATATAcggaaataaaagaaattgCATTTATAGCCGAGACAATGCGACCCACGGTACTGGCACCATCTTACTAACAGAAATACAGAGTCAACCGCCAAGTCACGATGTGTTGCTGACAGGTTGGTACTCAACTAAACAAATGTTTAAAGTCATTTGCATTCTTATTAAGTACCTGACATAAACATCTAATCTATCTCTTTCCCCTGTCTCATTTTAATAGTCTAAAAGTTTTAAATCACCAAGCTAACACCTCCTGAATACCACCACAAGACAAGCTCGAACACAATGCTTCGTCCTCCTTGTTAGCCTCAGCAGCTTTGTCAGATGGCAGCTGCTGTCTTGCTGGCCAGATCTGCTTGCCTGCTTCCCTCTCAAGTTTGGCATGCTCGTAAATTGCCTGTCGGTGAGACTCTTGGAATGACAGTGGGCCATGTTCCAATCGTGGATGCAACTCCCCACTAACAAAGATACCTGCGTTGAGATTCTTCTGAGCGCCAATACACAAGTCCTTATCTTCCGAGACAACGCGTGCATACAGATCAGCGATATTATGGAAGGCCTCTTCGGATGAGTTCTTGTTGCGGAAGATTTGATAGTGCATAGAAGAGGAGGTAGGGCCAAGTGGCATGAAACGCTGAATCATCATAAAGTGAGGCCTGCATGGTATTAGAGGAACCCGATGTCGCAAGATATCAGATACTTACAGGACTACGACTGAAGCACTAGGGTAGAAGTATGTGCTTGCGAGTTGCATTccgctcttcttctgctcctcaGTCTGGATGCTCGAGTGTTTGATCCATCCTTCGCCGGTGTCGCACTTTGTCTTGCCGAGGTCTGCAAGGGTAGGAAGATCGGGATGGGTCGTGGGACAGTGGTAGCATTCGTTGAAGTTGTCGGCCAAGATCTTCCAATTGTATTCACCCTCCATGCTGTATTCATTGTCGAGGGTGTAGTCATCCCAATTGACCTTCTCAAGACGTTCTTGCTGATCAATACCGTCGAAGTAGCGAGTCCAAGGTTCCGGGTTCTCAGAACTGTCGAGATTGACCCAAACAAAGCCATACGCATCGACCTTTAGATGGATCTTGAAAAGGCCGTTCTTGCTCTTGTCAAAGTTCTCGAGCTGATCATAATTGGGTGCCTTTGCGAGGTTGCCACTCAGTCCATAAGACCAACCATGGTACTTGCATGCAAAGATGGATGAGTTGCCTTGCTGTCCGCCTTGAACGACAGGAAAAGCGCGATGACGGCAGATGTTATGGAAGGCGTTAAGGTTGCCCTTTCGATCACGGGCAATGACGAACTCGTAGCCAGTAGTGTTAAACTTCATCCAATCGCCAGCCTTGGGAAACCGGTTCTGATGGGTAGTAAGCAGCCacttcttggagaagatggcacgCTTCTCAAGTTCGTACATCTCGGGAGAGTTGTACCATGTCGAAGGGAGAGCACGGACTGGGCTTCGGTGGCTTGTTTCAGTGAAGTTGTCGCTCTCGACATTCACCTTGAGCTTATTCGCAGTTGACATTGTGTGGTGGGCTTTGCGGAGATAAGGTTTGGCGAGATTGGTGATGTTTATGTTGCTTGAGAGAGTAGCTCGACAAGACAGGCATAGCACTTTCTTATAGACAATCGTGTGCCTGATGGAACCCGGGCTAGAAGATAACGACCCCGATGT belongs to Fusarium musae strain F31 chromosome 9, whole genome shotgun sequence and includes:
- a CDS encoding hypothetical protein (EggNog:ENOG41~antiSMASH:Cluster_9.1), translated to MSTANKLKVNVESDNFTETSHRSPVRALPSTWYNSPEMYELEKRAIFSKKWLLTTHQNRFPKAGDWMKFNTTGYEFVIARDRKGNLNAFHNICRHRAFPVVQGGQQGNSSIFACKYHGWSYGLSGNLAKAPNYDQLENFDKSKNGLFKIHLKVDAYGFVWVNLDSSENPEPWTRYFDGIDQQERLEKVNWDDYTLDNEYSMEGEYNWKILADNFNECYHCPTTHPDLPTLADLGKTKCDTGEGWIKHSSIQTEEQKKSGMQLASTYFYPSASVVVLPHFMMIQRFMPLGPTSSSMHYQIFRNKNSSEEAFHNIADLYARVVSEDKDLCIGAQKNLNAGIFVSGELHPRLEHGPLSFQESHRQAIYEHAKLEREAGKQIWPARQQLPSDKAAEANKEDEALCSSLSCGGIQEVLAW